One window of Vanessa cardui chromosome 5, ilVanCard2.1, whole genome shotgun sequence genomic DNA carries:
- the LOC124529897 gene encoding innexin inx2-like produces the protein MIDLFMPFRSFLKFENVCTDNNIFRMHYKLTVIVLLVFTLLVTSKQFFGEPIHCMGDNKDIDKDAINSYCWIYGTYTLKSKLVGVEGKNMAYLGVGPSNIIDEPIKHTYYQWVCFVLLGQAAMFYAPRYLWKMWEGGRLKALASDLASPIVTKDWTEYRRGELIAYLSYTNLYTHNMYALRYAFCEILNLLNVVGQIFLLDLFLGGAFRNYGAAVAAFTHIPKVPSNFKDFSSVNPMDQFFPKLTKCWFRSYGPSGTLQLKDRLCVLPLNIVNEKIFVILWFWLIFLTLLSAAAVLFRILVFTLPALRTSMIMGQLRYVKRRVVAKIVKNFGFGDWFILYLLGKNMNPIIYKDLILELSKEVGNKPVTV, from the exons ATGATAGATCTATTTATGCCATTTCGCTCTTTtctaaaatttgaaaatgtttgtacggataataatatatttcgaatGCATTACAAGTTGACTGTAATAGTACTATTAGTGTTCACATTACTGGTCACTTCGAAGCAATTTTTCGGTGAACCTATTCACTGCATGGGAGACAACAAAGACATTGATAAAGACGCTATCAATAGTTACTGCTGGATATACGGGACGTATACTCTGAAAAGTAAACTTGTTG GTGTGGAAGGAAAGAATATGGCATATTTAGGCGTCGGCCCTAGTAACATCATTGATGAGCCAATAAAGCATACGTATTACCAGTGGGTCTGTTTTGTGCTGTTAGGCCAAGCTGCTATGTTTTACGCTCCACGTTATCTCTGGAAGATGTGGGAAGGTGGTAGACTGAAGGCATTAGCATCTGATTTAG CTAGTCCAATTGTTACCAAAGACTGGACAGAGTATAGACGTGGAGAACTAATTGCATATCTAAGTTACACCAATTTATACACGCACAATATGTACGCCTTGCGTTATGCATTCTGTGAGATACTTAATCTTCTCAATGTG gTTGGCCAAATATTTCTACTGGATTTGTTCTTGGGAGGAGCGTTCAGAAACTATGGTGCAGCAGTTGCAGCATTTACTCACATTCCTAAAGTCCCGTCCAATTTTAAGGATTTCTCCTCTGTTAACCCTATGGATCAATTTTTCCCAAAGCTCACAAAGTGTTGGTTTAGAAGTTACGGACCATCAGGGACTTTGCAACTGAAAGATCGGCTTTGTGTGTTACCATTGAATATTGTTAATGAAAAAATTTTTGTTATTCTATGGTTCTGGCTCATATTTCTCACATTATTGTCTGCAGCTGCAGTTCTATTCCGCATTTTAGTTTTTACACTACCAGCTCTTCGTACTTCTATGATCATGGGCCAACTCAGATATGTTAAAAGGCGTGTTGTTGCAAAGATTGTAAAAAACTTTGGATTCGGTGATTGGTTTATTCTCTACTTGCTGGGCAAGAATATGAatcctataatatataaagacttAATTTTAGAACTTTCTAAGGAAGTAGGAAACAAACCTGTTACagtataa
- the LOC124529774 gene encoding protein BUD31 homolog, producing the protein MPKVRRSRKPPPDGWELIEPTLEELEQKMREAETEPHEGKRKQESLWPIFKIHHQKSRYIYDLFYRRKAISRELYQYCLNEKIADANLIAKWKKTGYENLCCLRCIQTRDTNFATNCICRVPKSKLEEGRIVECVHCGCRGCSG; encoded by the exons ATGCCTAAAGTACGTCGAAGCCGAAAACCCCCGCCCGATGGCTGGGAGTTGATTGAACCAACGCTAGAAGAATTGGAACAAAAAATGCGCGAAG CTGAAACAGAGCCACACGAAGGAAAAAGAAAACAGGAGTCTCTATGGCCAATATTCAAAATACATCATCAGAAATCTCGCTATATTTATGACCTATTTTATAGAAGAAAAGCTATCAGTAGagaattatatcaatattgCTTGAATGAGAAAATAGCTGATGCAAACCTCATTGCTAAGTGGAAAAAGACTGGTTACGAAAATTTGTGTTGTCTGAGGTGTATTCAGACACGAGATACAAATTTTGCTACAAATTGTATATGCAGAGTCCCTAAAAGCAAGTTGGAGGAGGGCAGAATAGTTGAATGTGTACATTGCGGTTGCAGGGGTTGTTCGGGATAG